The proteins below are encoded in one region of Hordeum vulgare subsp. vulgare chromosome 3H, MorexV3_pseudomolecules_assembly, whole genome shotgun sequence:
- the LOC123445309 gene encoding uncharacterized protein LOC123445309: MEDGDGEADREAISARMRAGDYTGARTLLLETLQTNPGLDGAVEMLAVLEVLCAAPAGRTPHWYRALQVLPGDGAAAIEARHRALLAQLEPVRDALPGADLALRLVHDAYKVLSDPAKRASFDSSNTAGGSVKQMAVGAFSSAHADLRRDSISQTERMHVDGSATPLGTNPDLDRVKSVDTKHVWQVDRPFLDVGNCSNVASSSKTKRTDHCFLGDDGEFELPEENHADKKLKSAWEKDVYSVSSSEEDPDGCFADLSDAIQDDPCSSQQYDHHNFEEDRSIHQFATGQIWAGYDWEKFPRRYARINKVLTDKMQLYVSWFKPCPQSHEEKEWLIASLPFVCGTFIAEERQMSLSSLSMFSHEISCDNVNQHLELYPRRGEAWAIYSDWDIGWCSNPEMRKKSAFSAVEILTSYSEDSGCTVAPLVKVDGFKSVFQRYMRSGREQVLQVCSDNLLMFSHMIPSFRFTHDAGTVLELEHSIVPENLQHQNTLASVTPLSPLSGLHSDTNGFHEGVMNYNNNLGSGISQQGVMNYNNKLSPEDFMEGQIWAVYDARDRMPRSYVRIIHVVSDATVFVLKLEPHPMLNEEIRWVEDGLPVACGVFRAGTETTYKDISAFSHPVQCDWSSKKFFYRIFPKKGEIWAMYKNWKITLNGTDIDKCEPRMVEILSDYTDENGVNACSLTRVKGCLSFFQRASLEDFHLTRWISKSEMLSFSHRVPAFIVIEIRERDIPQGSWHLEPSALPLRSIH; this comes from the coding sequence ATGGAGGATGGGGACGGCGAGGCGGACCGGGAGGCGATCTCGGCGAGGATGCGGGCCGGGGACTACACCGGCGCCAGGACGCTGCTGCTGGAGACGCTCCAGACCAACCCCGGCCTCGACGGCGCCGTCGAGATGCTCGCCGTGCTGGAGGTCCTCTGCGCCGCCCCCGCCGGCCGCACGCCGCACTGGTACCGGGCCCTCCAGGTCCTGCCCGGGGACGGCGCCGCCGCCATCGAGGCGCGGCACAGGGCCCTCCTGGCCCAGCTGGAGCCCGTCAGGGACGCCCTCCCCGGCGCCGACCTGGCGCTCCGTCTCGTCCACGACGCCTACAAGGTGCTGTCCGACCCGGCCAAGAGGGCCAGCTTCGACTCGAGCAACACGGCGGGGGGTTCGGTCAAGCAGATGGCAGTTGGTGCGTTTAGCAGTGCTCACGCTGACTTGCGGCGTGATTCCATTTCGCAGACCGAACGGATGCATGTCGATGGGTCAGCAACTCCTCTCGGCACAAATCCTGACCTGGATAGAGTAAAAAGCGTGGACACGAAGCATGTTTGGCAGGTTGACCGACCATTTTTGGATGTAGGAAATTGTTCAAACGTGGCTAGTTCTTCCAAAACCAAGAGGACCGATCATTGCTTTTTAGGTGATGATGGTGAGTTCGAGTTGCCTGAGGAAAACCATGCAGACAAGAAGCTTAAGAGTGCATGGGAGAAGGACGTGTATTCTGTGTCCTCTTCGGAGGAAGATCCCGACGGCTGCTTTGCTGATCTCTCAGATGCCATACAAGATGACCCCTGCTCTAGTCAACAGTATGACCATCATAACTTTGAGGAGGACAGATCGATACACCAGTTTGCTACTGGCCAGATCTGGGCAGGTTATGACTGGGAGAAGTTTCCTCGCAGATATGCACGAATAAATAAAGTTTTGACAGATAAGATGCAGCTATATGTATCGTGGTTCAAACCATGCCCGCAATCTCATGAAGAGAAGGAGTGGTTAATTGCAAGCTTGCCATTCGTCTGTGGAACCTTCATTGCTGAAGAACGGCAAATGTCGCTATCTTCTCTGAGTATGTTCTCCCACGAAATATCTTGTGATAATGTAAATCAGCATCTTGAATTATATCCCCGGAGAGGAGAAGCATGGGCCATCTACAGTGACTGGGACATTGGGTGGTGCAGTAATCCTGAAATGCGGAAGAAGAGTGCCTTTTCTGCTGTAGAAATTCTTACCAGTTATTCAGAAGACTCAGGTTGTACAGTTGCACCCTTGGTAAAGGTAGATGGATTTAAAAGTGTTTTCCAGAGGTACATGAGGAGTGGGAGGGAGCAGGTATTACAAGTCTGTAGTGACAATCTGCTCATGTTTTCTCACATGATCCCTTCATTTAGATTTACTCATGATGCTGGGACAGTCCTGGAGCTTGAACATTCTATTGTACCAGAAAATCTGCAGCATCAAAATACATTGGCAAGTGTGACTCCTTTGTCCCCGCTTTCTGGTTTGCATAGTGACACAAATGGCTTTCATGAAGGAGTGATGAACTACAATAATAATTTAGGTTCAGGTATTTCCCAGCAAGGAGTGATGAACTACAATAACAAATTGTCACCTGAAGATTTTATGGAGGGGCAGATATGGGCTGTGTACGATGCTCGGGATCGGATGCCTAGGTCTTATGTCAGAATAATCCATGTGGTTTCAGATGCTACAGTTTTTGTGTTGAAGTTGGAACCACATCCAATGCTTAATGAAGAAATACGATGGGTTGAAGATGGTTTACCGGTTGCTTGTGGGGTATTTCGAGCTGGCACTGAAACTACTTACAAGGACATATCAGCTTTCTCTCATCCTGTACAGTGTGACTGGAGTTCAAAGAAGTTTTTCTATCGAATCTTCCCGAAGAAAGGGGAAATATGGGCAATGTACAAAAATTGGAAGATTACCTTAAATGGCACTGATATTGACAAATGTGAACCTCGCATGGTTGAGATCCTCTCAGATTATACTGATGAGAATGGAGTTAATGCATGCAGCTTGACTCGCGTAAAAGGCTGCTTATCATTTTTCCAGAGAGCATCGCTGGAAGATTTCCATTTGACAAGGTGGATTTCAAAGTCTGAAATGCTCAGCTTTTCCCATCGAGTTCCTGCTTTTATTGTCATTGAAATCAGAGAGCGTGATATACCACAAGGGTCGTGGCACCTGGAACCAAGTGCCCTACCTCTTAGGAGCATACATTGA